The following DNA comes from Xiphias gladius isolate SHS-SW01 ecotype Sanya breed wild chromosome 10, ASM1685928v1, whole genome shotgun sequence.
tcttgataacctgattgttttgtccataaaatgtcagaaatgcgtgaataattattgttatcattTCTGACAGCTCAATGTGTTTAATTCAGCCAGCggtcccaaacccaaagatgttcagttcgCTCtcatatgtgacaaagaaaagcagcaaattgtccCATCTGAGAAACTGGAACTAGTGAGTATTTGgtagttttgcttaaaaaataactcaaactatcaatcaataatcaaaatagcGGATTAATGTATTacatttctgtcagtcagctaGTTAATGAAACGACTGATCATTCTAGAGCTGGATCATGTTTTCCTGACTAGAAAATCTCCTACTCTGTTATCAGTGTCTCCATCAGCCCCCAGCCCAAAGTAGCAAGTTCAGTTCGTACCTGTTCTATTTGGATCGTTGagaggcattctgggaaatgtagggaATCAACCCCCAATGGTGTAAGAAATACTTAGATCCTTTACCACAGTAAAGTAAGGTGGCTGTGCAACAATGTTAAAGTACTCCGttagaagtaaaagtcctgcattcacagtctcacttaagtaaaagcacagaaacGTTATcggcaaaatgtacttaaagtatcaaaaataaaagtatccACTATGCAGAAAATTCACCCCCTGGGACTGATATAATTATTGTGTGTTaagaaaagtacaatatttccctctgaactgtagCGGAGCAGAAAGATAAAACAGCacaaactggaaaaatactcaagtaaagtacaagtatctcgAAACTTAAGTACAGTAGTTGAGTAAATGAGCCTATTGCAACACTGTCACCACCTGAAGAAACGATACATTAGTTAGGACGACGGTACTGTGGCCCATAGAAAATGAATTGTAAGATTTTATTTGGAGATCACTCTGGAAATAAATATAACATCACAGTTTGGTGATTTTCTGAATATCTGaaggtggattttatttttttcgatTCCGACTTCCTGCCGTTTATTGTTTTGCCTTGTGGGATGAGATCCCGCCTGTGTGACACACCATGGACACGAAATCAAGTGTCAAAAATGACTTGCAAATACTATTTGATCTAGGTCTGGTATGTGTCGAGAAATGATCTCATCTTTTTTAGCAAAATGGACCTTTACCTTACCTGCTTTTGATAGTAGGTGACCCGGACAACAacaactgtatattttatattttcgAGTACTGTATTAGTTTTATGTTGCACCAGCATAAACAGGCCTCTCTGTTTCGTGCTTGGAAAtcttttccaaacattttctaaCGTGACAGGCGGCAAAGTCGTACTTGAACACTCAAAGAGTACTTGAAAATAATTGCAAggatattttttaatcataactTTAATCACAACTTGCCAAGGGATGTGTGTCATCAGATCTACTTCAAAACAATATTGTACTATTTTGCCCAagtctagaaaaaaaatatctaaaaaaaccattaaaaccatGGATATGTTATCCAAAAtctctgacttttcttcagttttacTGAGGAGTTTCACCACCTTAAATGACTCATAATTTACAGAGAAGATTTATGATATGAATCTCTGGAGGCAATCTAAGTCGTCTAAGCTGTAGTGATGTGATTCTACCCCCTCCGTGCTGTTTATCAACGTGTGCTGTGTGAGAAAAAGCCTGCTGAATGTATAGAAATGACCGTTTGGTCCAGATGGTCTCCCCCTGGGAATTCTGACCGAAGTCCAGTTCCGGACAACCTACAGCAGGTTAGTCACGAGCAAAAGTATGCCGGCGTACCATTATGTCATGGTTTGTGGCCGGATGTATATTTGTTATATCCAACTCATCATCATACGGTACAGTGGaacggggaggggggggcggacaaaacaaaacacttaactTTACAGCAgcaatactgtacatacatacatacatattggGTTTGGTTTCAGCTTGAGTGCTTgccaatgttttattttgtgggtccataataatattttttttttcctggagagACGGTGTCATTTGGCTCTACTTATAGAGAAAAGGTGATTGGTACACTTCCACTTCCACTCAATTAATTCCAGTCAATTTTCCAGTGTAATCTAGAgggttttatttcagtgtgcGGGTAAGCACGCAAAAAAACGTCAAATTTGTCATCAGGAAAACAAGCAATTCAACATACATTAATAACAGTTTACAGttcaaaatgaataataaaggATGATTTACTTCGGTTTAAATTGAGCTTCTCTTtcaaaaactgttatttttttacatatgttATAGTAAATTTCCTAGGAAACTATTCAGACATTCATTCTTCCATtaatgaaggttataatgttcagtttttattgaagttGTTTTTAGAGAGGCATCGATTGAAATTTCAGGGTTATCTTGGAGGCTGTAGCTTGTGATGCCGTTGAATTGTATATCATCGTCCTGGAGTGTATGTGCTTTGACTGAGGTATTAAATCGCCGTTTTTTACGCGTGAATGATAGAGGTACAAGGAGGCCAGGCCCTGGCCGCCTGAATTCCCCATGCACTGGCTGATGCTGTGGCAGACACTGCAAGATGTTTCGAAGTCTCGATTAATCACGATAACAAACGCCAAAACACGGGGGCCACCGCATCAGCAGGCAACAGAGTGTCCCGAGAAACCACTGAGCTGAGGCCACACCTACAAAACCGAACACCGTTAAGCTAACTGGCATTCcctgtattgaaatgtaattgtgtttCTGCATATCTTGTCCACTCCTGgtataacatgtttttctttgcttttttgtttttttgtttttttttttaacccgaGCTACAGTGTGTCTGTCTTGGTGTGCAGTGTAAGTTGTAAGCTCTTTCTGTCTTAAGGCATGCCGGGTTCGGAGATCACGCCTGCACTCGTTTTTATGTTTTCTCGTTAAGGTTTATAGAAGTCAATATCTGCAAAAATAACCAAACTAACCAGTCAGCAGAGCCCGGGTTGTCTTTCAGATGGTTGGCCAGTCCAACGGCATAAGATGCTAAAAGTTAGGCTCTGTATCACGGgctcccaacctttttggcttgtgacccctgGTTGTGACCAGTTAcaactttggacattttcagAAGCctcaagaaaagaaagcaaagattagaaGAGGGTCTGAAAAAGTCCACAGGACTTGGTGCGGCTGAAATTTGGTTTTTCTGCTGCCCTGTCCTGTTGATCCCTTGCGACCCCTCGGGTTTATCTCGAGACATGTTGTGAGGTACGTGATACCCGGGCTGGGAACCACTCCTCCGCAAGACCGCACTCTACGAAAGTAGTGCCGCGGCGATGCGGGAAATAGCGCCAATGAAGTGAATGATGAGCTCGAAATGTACGTGAAAACAAGAAGCCATTACAGAAAAAGAACTATGACCTCAAAGTGTCAGTCGCTGAGAACAGAGCAATTAGGACTGTGCCTCGTTATTAGAATTTGCTTGCCACTGCAACATCGAATCAGCTTGTAAGGCCTGGCTCTGTGCCTGTGAATCTCCCTTCAGCCATTAGAGGTGcacagaaaagcaacagaagGAGTATCCATTCGACAAATCCCTGTATTGACCCCCCGTGGCTGGAGCATCTGCTGTTTTCTACTTTGGCCATAGACCTGAGTATCTATGTCAAAGACGAAAATAGTTCCCCTGAGAAGGTCAGCGATGACATTACGTCACTTGGTTTCTTCCCAGTTTCTGGAAACATTCTGGGCAGGTTAAAACTGAAGGTGTCTGTCACATATTAATGCTACGGAGAtcttttccaccactgtattCAATTCGTTGGACTGAACTGAGCGTGATTAATTAACCGCACTTTTCAAACATCTGGCAGGGCAAATTTATTCCCTAAAAGTTTGAAGAATTTGAAAACTTTTGATGcctgacacattaaaaaaaacacaaagcgcTTGTACTGTAGCACTGATCCTGCCTTTAGCTTTTTGTTTGAAAGGGATGCATTTCCAGTTTTGACGGCATCTAACTCTTGATCCTGTCAAGTTCgaatgggcaaaaaaaaataaaatgtaatgcataATCTTAGTGGTAACTTAGGCTCCAAAAATGAAATGGAGGTGTTAACTCTCTTTTGAGTGtctcaatgttttgtttttggtttggtttgggtcttttttggggggaaggGGTTTCACTGATCAGCAGCCAGTAGAAAGtgctgtacaaaaaaaaccacgaCGATTCAGAGGCGAATTGAAGACCCTCTTTAATCGACTACTTCTCTGTCGCTAACGTTAACAACAGGAGGCACCTGGATTGCCTCGTGGCCCACTGTCATCTCCATGACAAGAGAGCGTGTTTGCTCCCAGTACTGGCAGTTTGTCACCAAGATTGCTGACGGAAGTTTTACAAAGAACCGGTTTTTCCTCATCAATATGCAGATGCATGCTAAAAGGCACACCTAAATCTTGTCAGATCATTTACACCATGAGGGGTACCTGCGGTGTAAGTATAACGTTTCTgctatactgtacatgttgtcCCTCCGTTGCAGCGTTCACAAACTGTGTGTCCACGGAGCCTCAGAGTGACAGCCGCCGGCACAACGACATAATGCCCTGCGTACCGAGGACCACAGTAgccagacataaaaaaaaaaacagaaaagttcaACCACTTGAAACTCACCTTTTTTTGTGCACACGCAGAGTGCAGCAACAGAAGTCCCAAAGTCAAACTGTctaatgttatttttctctgcCCTGTACACTGGAGGTTCCGACCATTTGCTAACTCTTTCATTGGCTGGGTTGTCTGGTTACTATAGCTTTAGTCAAGACCATAGAACATAGTACAGTACTGCCTTCGTATTAGGCGGCCattttttacagtattgttTATTGACGTATTCACATTTTCTGACTGTTCTGGTAACATTTGAGTACCTTTTGTCAGGTTCTGGGGCTCCACGGCGCTCCACAGGACCTGCATGGTATGTCtcgactggaaaaaaaaaaaaaagaaagtcatgTCCCGCCTGGTCGGGTTACTGGGCCATGACTGGGTTGAGGTCTGTCAGTCACAGCTGTGAAGGCGGCACCTGAGGGGTGGGGGTCTTCCTCTCCGGAGGCTCAATCCATGGTTGGATTACCAACCGAGCAAAGCCAGAAACTTCCCAGGGGCCCGAAGAGCCCCAGGTTCAGTGCATATCATTTGGGTATACATAGCTTGATTCATCAGATTTCACCCCTGAAACAGAATATCAACTATGTCTCCTCCACCTTcaactgttttagtttatcTTGAGCTCATTTGTTGCAAATCTGTGTTTTATCAGTTTtcttcaactgttttttttttttctgtttcgaGTAATTAACAGTCAGAAAACCTCAGGCAGGGTTGTACTATTCCATCATATGAGAGCTGCAAGGCCGCAGCCATCAGTTATTTTCCCTATAAACatatctgattattttctttaataactgGTTGATTATTTAGTCAGTAAAATTTCAGGAAACGGTGGAAACATGCCAGTCGTTATTTCCCTGACCAGAATCCAAAAACCCTAATTCAGTTTAGTGAAAACTATGAAAGCCTGCAACTATTCACAGCTGCGAAGCTGGTTCCAGTGAacttttaatgacttttaatgattaatctgtTATTAAAGTTGTCGCCGACttcttttctgtcaatcgaGTAATCGGttaatcaatttatcatttcatttgttagcgtactggttggtttctggggggggggggttaatctGGCCATGAAAGAATCCGCTGGCCAGCCTACTCATACCAAaggcttggggggggggcgtgttttttttctgttgaccgAGCACCAGTGAACGTTACACATGACGGGCCTTCTGCCTCTAACCGAAGTCCAGAGTCCGCGAGAGTCTCCGAGCCTCCGAAATGGACGCGCTTGGCCGGAGCAAGAGGGCCGCTCTCCTGATCGGCGCGGCCGGCATCGCGGCCCTGGGACTCGGGCTCGGCTACAGATACCTGCGAAAGGCGGAAAAAGTTGTTCGCGTGGGCGTAGTGTCGCAGCTGCTCGTCCACCCGCTCAAGTCCGGCAAGGCGGTGTCCGTGGCTCTCGCGCAATGCGAGAGGGTCGGTCTGAAGTCCGGAGAGATGCGGGATCGGTGAGTGTTGCGCACAGAGGATTTCAGCCCGTAATGCTCGGAGTGCGGCTGATCCGCTGCTCGCCGACCTGAGAGTCCGTAACAGTAAGTGagtggataaataaataaataaggtcAGTGTTACATAAGGGAAATTCTGGGGCGCAAACATCGACTCCagcacatttatttgacagctgtcgTTACTTTGATTTCACTGACCCGAGAAGGCGGTCCGAgcaaaatacagcaaaacacgtgaaaagaaaacaaaaaaaacccgtGGGCATGGGTGCACGGGCTCGTTGAGCTACCCCGCAGCTTCGGAGGTAGTCAAAGTTAGCCCCAACTAACCCAGCTTCATTAGAACGAACCTGACATTTGAACTCGTCCACATCCATGGCCCAATATGTTCAATATGAGGCCGCAGAAGTCCCAGAAGAAACCAACAAGCACTTTTACTCCCTTTTACTTTTCCCAATACTGTTATGAAGGCAATGGCTCTGTAAAACTGTGGTCAGGATACCTAATGCCCTGATAAACTCGACTTGCCCAGGTTAAGTTAATATCTTGAGCCAGTTAACAGCAGCTGGGCTACGCCGCTCACATGCGGATAGATGGTTCTTCATGATATTGTCCATGAACCCATCGCCCCAAGATTGAAAATAATCTAGACAACatcatttttcctctgaaatttctgaaaaaaaaaagaaaagaaaagaaaagttagatcattttttttatggcgTCCTGATTGACCAGGTTATtgacagagggtttaaaaaaaaaaaaaaaatgtcagtatcaGTTCAAGGCTAATTTACTTCACCACCTTTATGGAAGCCCGCTTCCaccaggaaaagagaaaacgaAGAAAAAATGGGACGTTCAAGGAATGACAAAGAAGAAATAATCTTGGTAGGTCAAAACTGAAACACTAAGTGGCCCAAGGTCAAAACTACGAGATACGACATTGAAATGTTTACTCATCATcccatcattttaaatgtaaaagtaacaGTTTTGACTCAAGGTCTCATAATTCTGACTTAGTATCACGTTTTTTCGACTTGCCATGAGCATTTGTATATCTTATAATAGATGGTACGTCCGCGCCGGTaggaaaataattaaacatttgcCTCTATCCCAGTGTACATCCAGTGTAATTCACTCAGGGACACAAAATGGCGCAAATGGGAGCAACTTACAACTGCGTTTGCATCGGTTAAACTCACTAGTTTGGTTTTGGAAGGCAATCTTCCTTCACCACGTCGCGATATTAAGACTTTTTCTTAACATCTGTGGAGGCTTTCGTGGAGACCCGAAACAGGTCTGACACCTTGGAGGCTTTTCGGAGGAAACTGCCTAAACGTAACTCAGTTGCCCAGTGGTAGTACATCAAACATGCCAGGAAAAACGcgggaaaaatacaaaaaaaaatggcaggagttaatgagaaaaaatttGTGAATGTTTACAGTCACGAGTTGGCTTAAATCTTCAGAGAAGCATTTTGTGCGTATGATTCACAAACCGCTCCCAACCAGtggattaaaagtaaaatgcGATGTAAATCTGGGGTTTCTGCATCGGCAGTACGGCTGTATCCatggtgacctttgaccttatcagtcctgtcttgttttgtttttttttaaattccctttCCCGTAACGCTGTTTCAATGTCTGTGGGAGCTCAGCGCGCAGGTTTAGTGCCTGGACGCTGGCGTGCAGCCAGAGATGCCGAATGGCGCAAATGGGGGAAATCCACagttgtgtttgctttttggTTTGCAGACACTGGCTGGTGGTGACAGAGGACGGTCACATGGTGACGGGCAGACAGGAGCCTCGTCTGGTGTTGGTGTCTCTGACCTGCGAGGGGGGTCAGGTTTGTTTGAACGGACCGAATATGGAGGAGCTGAGGTTCCCCGTCAGACAGCCCGACAGGCCAATCATCGACTGCAGGTCAACACCAGGCTGATTCCctcgctgtttttttttgtttggttgttttttatttttattttttgggacCTTTTTTTTGGCCGTTATTTGACAGTCGACAGGGTAGAGAGATTGGTGCCGTGGATGTTGTGGTTACGCGGTATGAGGCTTGACCCATTAGGCTATTGGGGAACCCCGTTTAATTTTCTTAATGATCggagttcagtttttttttttttttttttccagtaacgACTTGTCTACAGCTTGATTTAAAGATTTAACCAAAGCTATCAAGAGGCTGATTTACAAATACGTTCACGACCTGAAGcttattactcatctttaaaaGTATCGGAAAGATACAAACGGCTGAAGTCTgcttagggctgcaactaaccatcattttcattatctgttaacctgttgattattttcacGGTTAATCGTTAGAAAATTCCTGTTACAATTTCCCACATGTCATGTTTTCGTCcgagcaacagtccaaaaccccaaaatatttagGCTGCAATCATAAAACGAAGGAAAGCGGCAAATCCTTACACCTGAGAGGCTGGAACAAGcggatgtttggcatttttgcattaaaaaaaaaaaaaaagattatttgatGATCGAAATAGTTGTAGATTAATTTTGCAGCTCTAATGTCTGCTGGTTTATACTATAATTCCCTAAAGGGGACCATAGGACATACTGTAAAGATTGTGGATAACACTTTCATATGGTAGATTTTAGACCGAGCGCCTAGTTGACCCTGTTATTTTTACGTGGTCTTCAGACTTGTGCctcttgctgttttctgtgctgCAGAGTGTTTGGCGCTGACATTCAGGGCCGGGACTGTGGCGACGAAGCGTCCCACTGGCTCATTCGTTATCTGGGGGCAGAGAAAGCCTTTCGCTTGGTGCACTTCGAGCCTCAGATGAGGGCCAGGCGGCCGGTGGAGAGCGAGCCTCTTTTCCCGCAACACGAGGTAGCGACTTTGTGCCGCAGTGTGTCCCCAGGTTTTAATGCTCcgtctctctgcatctctgaaAATTCTGTTCTCCTGCGTCGCGTTTTCCTTAATTCTCTCTGAACTGATCCCAATCCCAAATATTGTTACTCGCGCTCGCACCTGTggtgttttcccctttttatcCAGCGAGTGGCGTACCCCGATATCGGACCTGTGATGCTGCTGTCGGAGGCCTCTGTCAAGGACCTCAGCAGCAAGCTGGAGAAGGACGTCACGGTGGACCGTTTCCGCCCAAACATCGTGATAAGTGACTGCGAGGCGTTCGCTGAGGTGTGTTGTTCAGCTTTTGCCGGCAGGAAGCCCATCTGCATATACTGCTCGTGATTTCTTTCCCAGGCCGATTCCTCTGTTCGGCTACAAGATTAGAAATTCTGGTCACACGAACAAAGAGGAACATATCAAAGAGTCACGTAAAGATAAAATTAGAGCCGCAAAACGTCTTAAAAATAACAGATTCTATGTGTCTCTACACTACAGCCCATcgggttttgttttattattccCTGCCGTCTGGTAAATGATCATTTGGTTCTTTACATCTGACTAATACTTCTCCCTTTTCAGTGTGAGCAGTGAGTGGCCTAAATTTATCTGCAACTCCAAAAACCAACcgctttgctttttcttttttttgttttcaggattCATGGGAAGAGCTCCAGATTGGCAGCGTGCGACTGCAACGTGTAATGTCATGTGGAAGGTGACGTTGTTGATGCTTCACACGGATTTTAATCAGAGACAGAATCACTTCATTTGCCGACGATGAATCCAAAGCTGCAGTGTCGTCGCTGCAGGGGTTTGGGGTTTTTATACCCTGGATACGACTTAAATCTACCAGGGATTGTCGGTTGAAATGTCTGCTTGGTGTTAAAATCATtgaatttttgtaacttttgctgTTCCCAGATGTATTTTCACCACAGTTGA
Coding sequences within:
- the marc1 gene encoding mitochondrial amidoxime-reducing component 1, which produces MDALGRSKRAALLIGAAGIAALGLGLGYRYLRKAEKVVRVGVVSQLLVHPLKSGKAVSVALAQCERVGLKSGEMRDRHWLVVTEDGHMVTGRQEPRLVLVSLTCEGGQVCLNGPNMEELRFPVRQPDRPIIDCRVFGADIQGRDCGDEASHWLIRYLGAEKAFRLVHFEPQMRARRPVESEPLFPQHERVAYPDIGPVMLLSEASVKDLSSKLEKDVTVDRFRPNIVISDCEAFAEDSWEELQIGSVRLQRVMSCGRCIFTTVDPETGIINRKEPLETLKSYRLCKPSEKHIYKSSPLFGQLHTVKETGILQVGDVAYKISR